One Micromonospora sp. WMMD812 genomic window carries:
- a CDS encoding MarR family transcriptional regulator, with translation MTATDPALTALAQGWCSLSLLHDRIEAHIERALQAGHDLSVREYSLLDVLSRQHNGDGGHLQMKQVADAVVLSQSATTRLVTRLEDRGLLERYLCPTDRRGIYTNVTPAGLRLLEKARPTNDAALREALDEAAANPQLAPLVHAVESLHAPGAEAA, from the coding sequence ATGACAGCGACAGACCCCGCGCTCACCGCCCTGGCCCAGGGCTGGTGCTCCCTCTCCCTGCTGCACGACAGGATCGAGGCGCACATCGAGCGCGCCCTGCAGGCCGGGCACGACCTCAGCGTGCGCGAATACTCCCTGCTCGACGTGCTCAGCCGGCAGCACAACGGTGACGGCGGTCACCTGCAGATGAAGCAGGTCGCCGACGCGGTCGTCCTCAGCCAGAGCGCCACCACGCGACTGGTCACCCGCCTCGAGGACCGGGGGCTCCTCGAGCGCTACCTCTGCCCGACAGACCGGCGCGGCATATACACCAACGTCACCCCGGCCGGGCTCCGACTGCTGGAGAAGGCCCGCCCGACCAACGACGCCGCTCTGCGCGAGGCGCTCGACGAGGCGGCGGCGAACCCCCAGCTGGCGCCGTTGGTCCACGCCGTCGAATCCCTTCACGCCCCCGGGGCGGAGGCCGCCTGA
- a CDS encoding MFS transporter: MPLALLALAIGAFGIGTTEFVIMGLLPQVAHDFGVSIPTGGLLVTGYALGVLIGAPLMTVLGTKVPRKRMLMALMGLFIAGNLVSALAPSFAVMLIGRVVASLAHGAFFGIGSVVAAALVAPHRKAGAIAMMFTGLTVANVVGVPLGTLVGQSAGWRVTFGIVAAIGVVGLAGVARLIPDVPKPHGVRLRHEVAALKNAQVLLAMAMTVLGFGGVFAAITYIAPMMTQVAGFSAGSVTWLLVLFGLGMVGGNLVGGRFADRALMPMLYVSLGALALVLGLFTFTAHDRMAAAVTIALIGALGFATVPPLQKRVLDQAHGAPTLASAVNIGAFNLGNALAAWLGGLVIAAGLGYTAPNWVGAVLAASALVLAVLSAALERRNGSPSAAMTVAPAAQPQVVHH, from the coding sequence ATGCCTCTCGCGCTCCTAGCCCTCGCGATCGGGGCCTTCGGGATCGGAACGACCGAGTTCGTGATCATGGGCCTGCTGCCCCAGGTCGCCCACGACTTCGGAGTCTCCATCCCCACCGGCGGGCTGCTCGTGACCGGCTACGCGCTCGGCGTCCTGATCGGGGCCCCGCTGATGACGGTGCTCGGCACCAAGGTCCCCCGCAAGCGGATGCTCATGGCGCTGATGGGCCTGTTCATCGCCGGCAACCTGGTCTCCGCCCTCGCGCCGTCCTTCGCCGTCATGCTCATCGGGCGAGTGGTCGCCTCCCTCGCCCACGGGGCCTTCTTCGGCATCGGTTCGGTCGTCGCCGCGGCCCTGGTCGCCCCGCACCGGAAGGCCGGCGCCATCGCCATGATGTTCACCGGCCTCACCGTCGCCAACGTCGTCGGCGTCCCCCTCGGCACCCTGGTCGGGCAGTCGGCGGGGTGGCGCGTCACCTTCGGCATCGTCGCGGCGATCGGGGTCGTCGGCCTGGCCGGTGTCGCCCGCCTCATCCCCGACGTGCCCAAGCCCCACGGCGTACGGCTGCGTCACGAGGTGGCGGCCCTGAAGAACGCCCAGGTCCTGCTCGCCATGGCGATGACCGTGCTCGGTTTCGGCGGGGTCTTCGCGGCGATCACCTACATCGCGCCGATGATGACGCAGGTGGCCGGCTTCTCCGCGGGATCCGTCACCTGGCTGCTGGTCCTCTTCGGCCTCGGGATGGTCGGCGGCAACCTGGTCGGCGGCAGGTTCGCCGACCGGGCCCTGATGCCGATGCTGTACGTCTCCCTGGGCGCCCTCGCCCTCGTCCTCGGCCTGTTCACCTTCACCGCCCACGACAGGATGGCCGCCGCGGTGACCATCGCCCTGATCGGCGCCCTCGGCTTCGCCACCGTCCCACCCCTGCAGAAGCGTGTCCTCGACCAGGCGCACGGGGCCCCGACGCTGGCCTCGGCCGTGAACATCGGCGCGTTCAACCTCGGCAACGCGCTGGCCGCCTGGCTCGGTGGACTCGTCATCGCCGCCGGGCTCGGCTACACGGCGCCCAACTGGGTCGGTGCGGTCCTCGCCGCGAGCGCCCTCGTGCTCGCGGTCCTGTCGGCCGCCCTGGAGCGCCGTAACGGCTCACCCAGCGCCGCCATGACCGTCGCTCCAGCCGCTCAGCCTCAGGTCGTCCACCACTGA
- a CDS encoding cation transporter yields the protein MSVSVLTPERRAVLSRRSLWLAYATAGYNLLEGLVAIAAGAAASSTALVGFGLDSFVEVSSAAVLIWQFRSRVPEERERLALRLIGVSFFALAAWVTFDAGRSLLAGRDADASPVGIGLAVASLIVMPLLVRAKRRTGRELGSATVMADSTQTMLCTYLSAVLLVGLVLNAAVGWSWADPIAALVIAGVAVKEGVAAWRGEHCDECGPLSVGVTAGEAGACGDACCAER from the coding sequence GTGAGCGTGTCCGTGCTGACCCCGGAGCGTCGGGCGGTGCTGTCGCGCCGCAGCCTGTGGCTGGCCTACGCCACCGCCGGCTACAACCTGTTGGAGGGTCTGGTCGCGATCGCCGCCGGCGCGGCGGCCTCCTCCACGGCGCTCGTCGGCTTCGGCCTGGACTCGTTCGTCGAGGTGTCCAGCGCGGCCGTGCTGATCTGGCAGTTCCGCTCCCGCGTACCGGAGGAACGGGAGCGGCTGGCGCTGCGACTGATCGGCGTGTCGTTCTTCGCGCTGGCCGCCTGGGTGACCTTCGACGCCGGCCGCTCGCTGCTGGCCGGCCGGGACGCCGACGCGAGTCCGGTCGGCATCGGGCTCGCCGTCGCGTCGCTGATCGTGATGCCGCTCCTCGTGCGAGCCAAGCGGCGCACCGGCCGGGAACTCGGCTCCGCCACCGTCATGGCCGACTCCACGCAGACGATGCTGTGCACCTACCTGTCCGCGGTGCTGCTCGTCGGCCTGGTCCTCAATGCCGCCGTCGGCTGGTCGTGGGCCGATCCGATCGCGGCGCTCGTCATCGCCGGCGTCGCGGTGAAGGAAGGCGTGGCAGCCTGGCGCGGCGAGCACTGCGACGAGTGCGGGCCGCTGTCCGTCGGTGTCACCGCCGGGGAGGCCGGGGCCTGCGGCGACGCCTGCTGCGCCGAGCGGTGA